Part of the Kangiella geojedonensis genome is shown below.
GCAGCCACTTCGCCAATCACGATTAATGATGGCGATTTGATGTCGTGCTTGAGCACCAGCTCAGGAAGTTGTTTGAGACTCCCCGTGATCACTCTTTGTTGCGGCAAGGTTCCATTTTCGATAACTGCGATAGGGGTTGATCCATCGCGACCATGCCTCATTAATTGCTCAACAAGGACTTCATTACGCAACAGTCCCATGTAAACCGCCACGGTTTGACGCTCACGCGCCAGACTCTTCCAATTTAGTGTATCTTCAGACTGCTTACAATGTGCCGTAATAAACATCACTGTTTGGGAGTGATCACGATGAGTTAACGGTATACCAGCATAACTTGAACAGCCTGAAGCTGCTGTGATGCCAGGCACGACTTCATAGTCTATTCCGGCAGCTACAAGCTTCTCTAACTCTTCGCCACCACGACCAAAGATAAAGGGATCACCACCTTTTAACCTTACTACTGACAAGCCTTGCTGCGCATATTTAACCAATAATTGGTTGGTTTCTTCTTGCACCACACTATGTTTTTTTGCGCGCTTCCCAACATTTACCAATGTGGCATCTCGTCGAACTAAATCAAGAATGCCGTCTGATACAAGAGCATCATGCAAAACAATGTCCGCTTTCTGCAAAATCTTTAATGCTTTAATGGTCAGTAAGTCTGGATCACCAGGGCCTGCGCCAATTAAGAACACTTTACCCGAGCGCACAACACTTCCTTCATACAAAGCAACAGTGCTTTCAAATTCCTGAGTCAGTGCATCAGGTTCCTCAATAGCACGTTCTATATACCACTCAGAAAAATCGCGCTTACTTTTTAAATCCTGAAACTTTTTTTTTACACTGGGCCGAAACTCTTTCAACCGCTTTAACAGGCCACCCAAATTAGTTGGTAATATCCATTCTAATTTTTCACGTATTTTACGCGCTAGAACTGGAGAAACACCTCCAGTTGATACGGCCACCAACAATGGTGATCGATCAACAATAGCTGGCATAATAAAAGTACTGAGCTCTAAATCATCGACCACATTAATCCAAATATTATGCTCTCTAGCTATATCGCTGACTTCTTGATTCAGTTCTTGATTGTCAGTAGCGGCTACAATTAGGTAGTTACCCGCGACTAAACTTTCGTCGAAAGCCTGCTCAAATAACGTTAATTGATACTCTTCAGCGAGTTTCCTGATTTCATCATTAAAATCTAGCGCAACCAAGGAAACTTTAGCGTCAGCTTTAAGTAAGCTCTTTAATTTACGGCAAGCAATTTCTCCCCCACCAACAATGAGGCATTGCTGCTCTTGCAGTCGAACTGTTATTGGGAAATATTCCATAGGATTGACACGCTGACCGTTTAGATGGCTATATCTAAACATTTATAAGCACTAGACAATAAATAATCTTTTGGCGCTTCTTTATAACCAAAAAGCATATACGGGTTGCCTTTGGCCATCTATACGTATACTATCACTGTTTTTAAGGGGTTTTAAAGAAGTAATCGTTATGAAGCTACAGCAACTTAACTATCTCATTGCTATTGCTGACAACAATTTAAGCATTACAAAGGCAGCTGAAAAGCTTTACACCTCTCAGCCAGGCATTAGTAAGCAGTTAAGATTGTTGGAAAGTGAGTTAGAGACAAAGATTTTCGAGCGAAACGGCAAGCAGCTCGTCGGCATTACAGAACTGGGTGAAGAAGTTATCAATCGCTCACGTAAAGTACTGCATGAAATTAATCATATAAAGAATATTACTAGTCTGGCGAATCAAAGCGACTCTGGTAACTTTTCGATAGCCACAACACAGACGCAAGCTCAATATGTGTTGCCAAAAGTATTTTCTAACTTTCATAAGCGCTATCCAAACTTAACCATTGATTTACAACAAGGGACCTCCGACCAAATATTATCCCAACTGCAAAAGCAAGAGGTTGACTTTGCTATCGCTTCAGGAAATATCGACCTAGGGACAAATATTGTTAAGATTCCATGCTTTCA
Proteins encoded:
- the cysG gene encoding siroheme synthase CysG; amino-acid sequence: MFRYSHLNGQRVNPMEYFPITVRLQEQQCLIVGGGEIACRKLKSLLKADAKVSLVALDFNDEIRKLAEEYQLTLFEQAFDESLVAGNYLIVAATDNQELNQEVSDIAREHNIWINVVDDLELSTFIMPAIVDRSPLLVAVSTGGVSPVLARKIREKLEWILPTNLGGLLKRLKEFRPSVKKKFQDLKSKRDFSEWYIERAIEEPDALTQEFESTVALYEGSVVRSGKVFLIGAGPGDPDLLTIKALKILQKADIVLHDALVSDGILDLVRRDATLVNVGKRAKKHSVVQEETNQLLVKYAQQGLSVVRLKGGDPFIFGRGGEELEKLVAAGIDYEVVPGITAASGCSSYAGIPLTHRDHSQTVMFITAHCKQSEDTLNWKSLARERQTVAVYMGLLRNEVLVEQLMRHGRDGSTPIAVIENGTLPQQRVITGSLKQLPELVLKHDIKSPSLIVIGEVAALANKLGWYPHSELLEAERVSDSILAEYNEKVVQKSYQEKIKEAV